From the genome of Treponema denticola:
GTCCGTCCCCTTGAAAGAGGAAGCGGAAACCGCTTTGTTTCAAAAGTTAAAACCTTCCAGAAGTCCGGTTCGGGCGGCACCAATGCTCTCCCCGAAGAGCTTTTAGAAGCCGTTAAGCGTTCTATTGAAGGCTGCTTTAGTTCCGGCATCAAGGTAGGTTATCCTTGTACCGATATCGAAGTAGAACTTGTTTCGGTAAAATACAATGAACTTACGGCAACCCCCTTCGCCTACGAAGCCGCCGCCGCAAAATGCTTTGATGATGCTTGCAGTGCAGCAGACCCCGTGCTCTTGGAGCCGGTAATGGCTGTGGACATTATGAGTCCCAAAGAATTCGTCGGAGATGCAATGAGCCAAATCACTCAGAGGGGAGGCTTAATCTCAAGCATGGATTCAAAGGCAAGTACCGACATTGTACACGCTCAAGCCCCCATGGCAAAGATGTTCGGCTTTTCCACCGACCTCCGTTCAGCCACACAAGGAAGGGCTTCCTTTACCATGAGCTTCAGCCATTTTGAAATTAAGCGCTAGTTTTAGGATAGGCCGTTCATTCTAAAAAAGATATTAACGATTTTTTTAACCGATAAAGCCTCTTTTACCGTTTTTTACTATAAAAAGGGCTTTATTTTATTGACGATTGAAGACTTTTTGCCGATAATAGGTGCAGATTATGTATAAATTTAAATTAAATTTGCGAAAAAGCTATTTATCAGGTTTTATATTTTTAAATATTCTCTTGGGCACCCTTGTTTCTGAAGAAAGTTCATTGAATTTTGGAGGGGTATCAGGTTGGAATAATTTAGTTTATACCAATAATGTGGAAGAAAGGGACGGCAAATTCGGTTTTAGATCTTTAGGGCTTTCATCCTCTGCTCAACAAATTACCGAAATGACGGATATGTATTTAAGCTTTGATTCTAAAGATGTTATTGAAGAAACCGGAGCTTACAGTGTAGTAAAATCTTCCATTGTTCATCTTGATGCCGATAAAGCAAAATTCGGAGAAGGGGCAGCCCTTTGTACTTATAATTCAAACAAGGAAAGTCTTATCTTAAAGCCGGCAAAGGGAGCTTTTTTTGCAGGATCAAAAATATTAAAATCATTTACTATAGAATTCTGGCTATGCCCACAAACTACCGAGAGCGGAAGCACTATCTTACGGTGGTGGACATCCCTGGTTGACGGCAGAAAAACTATGTACCAAAATATTGCTGCCGGTATTTTTAACAATAAAATGGAGTGGTCATTTTTAAATATATGGCAAGATAAAAATAATAAAGGAATAGATGTCAGGCTCTCAGGAAAATCGAATATAATCCCGGAAATTTGGAGTCATCATCTTATTACATATGATGATAGCACAGGCCTTTTAGAATATAGAATGAATGGAAGATCGGAAGGTATTATTTATATGACCGATACGGGCAGGGAGAGCAATCAAATCCTATATTCGGTTTTAGGGACATCTTCCGATGTTCTAGTAGGCTTAAATTATTCCGGATTACTGGATGAACTTAAAGTAACTAACTTTTTTTCCAAATTCGGGATGCCTTGGGAAATTTCTTCCCTATTTGAAAAATATCCGGCTGAGGGCGGACGAATTGAAACCAACATAATAGATACCGGCGGGAATAAGTCGCGGCCTCTTATTTTAAAAGCCCATTATGAACAGCCTGAGCAAACCGATACGGAGTTTTTTATCAGAGCGGCCGATAGTCCTTTTAATTGGAGTGGGACATATCCGGAATGGAAGAGCATAAAACCTAATACTCCGATAAAAAATATCTCCGGAAGATTTTTTCAAATTGCATGTGATATTTATCCGAATGCATCAGGTCTTAAATCTCCATTGATCCATTCTTTTTCTTTAGAATATGAAAAAGACAACCCGCCTCTTCCTCCCGTAAAGATTATTGCAAGAGCTTCTGACTCATCGGTGGAACTTTTTTGGGCACCTTCAATAGATGCGGATGTAAAAGGCTATTTAATATATTTCGGGAATAGAAATGGAGAATATCTTGATTCGAATTCTCCCATCAATGCAGGAAATGTAACAAATTATAAGATAGAGAATTTACAAAACGGTAAATTATACTTTTTTTCGATTGCTGCTTATGATGAAGAAAATGGGGAACATGCAGGTGATACATCAAAAGAAGTCTGGGCCAGACCTCTTCAAAGTAAAAAGGAAGTAACAAATGTCGAGTAATTTGAACATTATAATGGAGCAGGCAAATTCGGCTATTCTATCGCGGGATTATGATTTTGCAGAAAAAATTTTACTGAATCAGTTAAAAAAAACAAAAAAAACGCCTGATGAATATTACAAATTAAAAACCATGTTGGGAAAATTATATATTAGATCCGGAGAAATAAAAAAAGGATTGGAAGTTTATAAGGAATTAAATAGTCTTAATCCCAATGATGTAGAAATACTAAATAATTTAGGTGTTATTTATAGACATCTTGAATTATATAATGAATCCGTAGTTATACTTGAAAAGGCTAAAGCGATAGACAGTAAAAATGAAACAACTCTATATAATTTAGGAAATACCTACAAGCAAAAAGGGGATTATCAACAGGCTCTGAAGAGTTTCTTAAAAGTTCTTGAGATAAAACCTGACGATGCTCTTGCATATAACCATTTAGGAAGTGTCTATTTTCTGTGTAAAGAATATCAAAAAGCCTTAGATGCTTATAAAATAGGTTTAAAAGTAGACCCTAATCATCCCTTTTTGAATTTTAATCTTGCTGAATTATATAAAACACAAAAGCTTTATAAAGAAGCAGTCAACTCATATCAAGCCGCTTTAAAAACAAAACCTAACTGGTATGACGCATTAGTTTCTATTGCCGATTGCTATGTTGAGATGGGTGAATTACAAAAAGCTATCGAAGCATATAAAACAATTATCGATTCTAATGGTAAGTCTGAAAATAGTTTAACAAAACTGGCAGAGCTATATGAAAAAAATAATGAATATAAAAAAGCGGAAGATTTTTATAAAAAGGCAATATCGTTAAATGAATATTTTCTGCCGGCAGTTTTGGATTATTCAAATATGCTAAAATCTCAAAAAAGGTATTTTGATGCTTATAATATTTTAATAAATAATAAAGATAAACATGCAGATAATAAAGAACTTATGTTAAGCACGGCTGATGTATGTTTGATGCTGGAAGATTATTCAAAAGCTAAAGAAATATTAAACAACTTGAGTGCTAAAATAAAAGGAGATAAAGAAATACTCAAAATGCAAGGGAAACTTTTTTCCGTATTGGGTGATACAAAAAAAGCTGAACAGATTTTTGAGCATTTACTCCAGATTTCGCCAAGTGAAATAAATTTACGTTCAGAATTGGCAGACCTATATTTACATAATGATAAATACAAAGAAGCGGCGGATGAACTTACAAAATATCTAAATGAAAAACCTCAAGAAATTTCTGCAAGGCTAAAGTTGGGACAAGCTTATGAACAAATGCAAAAATATGATTTGGCAAAAAACGAGTACAATAAAATAATAAAAAATGATTCAAAAAATACGGATGCTCTTACCGCAATTTTAAAATTAAATGAAAAAGAAGGAAATACGGCTGATGCTGTAAAGCTTGCGAATGATATTGTTGATATCCAAACAGATAATATGGATAATGATAATATAAACAGTCTATCCGAATCCGTTCAATTATATGAAGATGCTGTGCGCTCATATGGTAATGACGGTATTCTAAACAAAAATCTTGAAAAACTTCGTCCTCCGCAGGAAGAACTCGATATGAGTCTTGAACCGGAATTTAATGAGCCGGGAGATTTAAATTTTGAAAATGATGAAGAGCTGACTTTAAGCGAAAGTTTTGAATCTATGCCTGACTTAGAAATGCCTTTTAATGATTTAATTGAACTGGCTGACGATGAGGCTATGCAAAGAGACGAGGACGATGAATCTTTAGAAAGCTTGGTCTATGTTGATGCTCCGATTGATGATAGTCCTGAATTAAAGGATGAATATGAAACTCTTGAATTCGGCAGTCCCTTAGGAGGAAATAGCAGTAAAAATGATATTCCTGAAGAAGAATTTCAACTTCCGGATACCTTTGCTCCCGCTCAAAATGAATCTAAACCTCAGAATCCTCAAATGCCGAACGAAGCTTATCAAGAGCCTTATAATGAAAATTTTGATGAACAGCCTTATCGGCCTCAACAAAGGATGAGCCCTCAAAAACCTGATGCTGATATAGCGCCTCAGTCTGCAGTGAGCCTCGAAGAGCCGGAAGATATATATGCGGACAGCGGTATTCAAAAAGAAGCCGGAGGGGCTGCTAATCCTGTCCATGCTCCTAAAAACTCATCCGGCAGCTCTTTAAGTAAACCGCAGGAGGAGCTTAACACAAATGATAAAGGAATCGATAAACCAAGTCGTCCCCTGCTTGAAGATACCCCTGAAAGCATAGATGAAACTCCGGAATTAAGTTTAGAAGTGCCTGAAGATAATGAAGACAACGATTATGCTATTAAAACTGATGCCGAATCCGCTCCTGATTCCCTTATACCTTCTTCATTTGAAGATCCCGAAAAAAGCAGCTTAATCGGAGAGAGAAAAAATGATAATCAGGAAAATCTTTACTCTACAGCCTTACCTCATAATTTAAAAAAATCTCCTCAATTTGAAGAAGAACTTGATACAATTGAAAGCTATGAGATAGTTAAACTCTTTGTCTACTTACGTGATATGATGGACAATCTCCCCGCTGCAGATCTAAAAGATTTTCTTATAAGCAATGAAAGAATTCAGATGGAATATGTTATAAATAAATTATCAGGCGATGTCGGATTAAAGCGCAGAATGATTCTTATAAACGTAAAAGATACGCTTAAAAAAGCAATAGAACCTAAGAGTTCTACCGATAAGACATTAAAAGATGTTCTGGGCTATTTGCGTATAGTGGCCTCTAAGCTTCCTGATAAGGGATTTGCATCAGCCTGCATTATAAAGATAGACAATTTAATCAAACAAATTGGATAAGTCTTTTAAATAGCTGGACAAAATATAAAATATATATTATTATTTTAAAACATCAGGAGTTTTAATATGGAATTAAATAAATATATAGATCACACTATTCTTAAACCTATGGCCTT
Proteins encoded in this window:
- a CDS encoding tetratricopeptide repeat protein, with protein sequence MSSNLNIIMEQANSAILSRDYDFAEKILLNQLKKTKKTPDEYYKLKTMLGKLYIRSGEIKKGLEVYKELNSLNPNDVEILNNLGVIYRHLELYNESVVILEKAKAIDSKNETTLYNLGNTYKQKGDYQQALKSFLKVLEIKPDDALAYNHLGSVYFLCKEYQKALDAYKIGLKVDPNHPFLNFNLAELYKTQKLYKEAVNSYQAALKTKPNWYDALVSIADCYVEMGELQKAIEAYKTIIDSNGKSENSLTKLAELYEKNNEYKKAEDFYKKAISLNEYFLPAVLDYSNMLKSQKRYFDAYNILINNKDKHADNKELMLSTADVCLMLEDYSKAKEILNNLSAKIKGDKEILKMQGKLFSVLGDTKKAEQIFEHLLQISPSEINLRSELADLYLHNDKYKEAADELTKYLNEKPQEISARLKLGQAYEQMQKYDLAKNEYNKIIKNDSKNTDALTAILKLNEKEGNTADAVKLANDIVDIQTDNMDNDNINSLSESVQLYEDAVRSYGNDGILNKNLEKLRPPQEELDMSLEPEFNEPGDLNFENDEELTLSESFESMPDLEMPFNDLIELADDEAMQRDEDDESLESLVYVDAPIDDSPELKDEYETLEFGSPLGGNSSKNDIPEEEFQLPDTFAPAQNESKPQNPQMPNEAYQEPYNENFDEQPYRPQQRMSPQKPDADIAPQSAVSLEEPEDIYADSGIQKEAGGAANPVHAPKNSSGSSLSKPQEELNTNDKGIDKPSRPLLEDTPESIDETPELSLEVPEDNEDNDYAIKTDAESAPDSLIPSSFEDPEKSSLIGERKNDNQENLYSTALPHNLKKSPQFEEELDTIESYEIVKLFVYLRDMMDNLPAADLKDFLISNERIQMEYVINKLSGDVGLKRRMILINVKDTLKKAIEPKSSTDKTLKDVLGYLRIVASKLPDKGFASACIIKIDNLIKQIG
- a CDS encoding fibronectin type III domain-containing protein; translated protein: MQIMYKFKLNLRKSYLSGFIFLNILLGTLVSEESSLNFGGVSGWNNLVYTNNVEERDGKFGFRSLGLSSSAQQITEMTDMYLSFDSKDVIEETGAYSVVKSSIVHLDADKAKFGEGAALCTYNSNKESLILKPAKGAFFAGSKILKSFTIEFWLCPQTTESGSTILRWWTSLVDGRKTMYQNIAAGIFNNKMEWSFLNIWQDKNNKGIDVRLSGKSNIIPEIWSHHLITYDDSTGLLEYRMNGRSEGIIYMTDTGRESNQILYSVLGTSSDVLVGLNYSGLLDELKVTNFFSKFGMPWEISSLFEKYPAEGGRIETNIIDTGGNKSRPLILKAHYEQPEQTDTEFFIRAADSPFNWSGTYPEWKSIKPNTPIKNISGRFFQIACDIYPNASGLKSPLIHSFSLEYEKDNPPLPPVKIIARASDSSVELFWAPSIDADVKGYLIYFGNRNGEYLDSNSPINAGNVTNYKIENLQNGKLYFFSIAAYDEENGEHAGDTSKEVWARPLQSKKEVTNVE